In the genome of Porphyrobacter sp. ULC335, one region contains:
- a CDS encoding class I adenylate-forming enzyme family protein translates to MNTEMMTARLAEPFGSFPDILMEWSRIKGDDLALVDERREVYWAELVGLVERLAARMVETGLQRGQSVAILGTSTVEYALVFLAAMRAGGVAAPLTTSASPEQLEGMAKDSGAIHLFIDAAKAAELGQDFMADLIRVPLESIDQWMAPPGSRAPAFVPEPKDPFNIIYSSGTTGIPKGIVHSHQMRWRQFASTALSYLGAGLEVRSLASTPLYSNTTMVAFLPVLLAGGCVRVMGKFDCAKWLAFAQADRTTITMLVPVQYQRLMDFAGFDTFDLSSLKLKYCTSAPFSAELKREVLSRMPGGLIEIYSMTEGGVVCLLPCHEFPDKLHTVGRPAPGSELKVLDDEDREVPPGTPGNMIGRSLTMMSGYKNRPDKTAEAQWIDPATGEAWMRMGDIGRVDAEGFVELVGRAKDMIISGGFNIYPSDLEAELMKEPGVAEAAVVGVPSRAWGETPVGFVVLKDGGDQAAIMAAVNARLGKTQRLSALHPIAEMPRSHIGKLLKTELREEAVRLGGDA, encoded by the coding sequence ATGAACACAGAGATGATGACCGCCCGCCTTGCCGAACCCTTCGGCAGCTTCCCCGACATCCTGATGGAATGGTCGCGTATCAAGGGCGATGACCTCGCCCTGGTGGACGAGCGGCGCGAGGTTTACTGGGCGGAGCTGGTGGGCCTCGTCGAGCGGTTGGCGGCGCGGATGGTGGAGACCGGGCTCCAGCGCGGGCAATCGGTGGCGATCCTCGGAACGTCGACAGTCGAATATGCGCTGGTGTTCCTCGCGGCGATGCGCGCGGGCGGGGTGGCCGCGCCGCTCACCACCAGCGCCTCGCCCGAACAGCTCGAAGGCATGGCCAAGGATTCGGGCGCGATCCATCTGTTCATCGATGCCGCCAAGGCGGCGGAGCTGGGGCAGGACTTCATGGCCGATCTGATCCGCGTGCCGCTCGAAAGCATCGACCAGTGGATGGCCCCTCCCGGCAGCCGCGCACCCGCCTTCGTGCCGGAGCCAAAAGACCCGTTCAACATCATCTATTCCAGCGGCACCACCGGCATTCCCAAGGGCATCGTCCATTCGCACCAGATGCGCTGGCGGCAGTTTGCCTCGACCGCGCTGAGCTATCTCGGCGCGGGGCTGGAGGTGCGCTCGCTGGCCTCGACGCCGCTCTATTCGAACACCACGATGGTCGCCTTCCTGCCCGTGTTGCTGGCGGGCGGCTGCGTGCGGGTGATGGGCAAGTTCGATTGCGCGAAGTGGCTCGCCTTCGCTCAGGCCGATCGCACCACCATCACCATGCTGGTGCCGGTGCAATATCAGCGGCTGATGGATTTCGCCGGGTTTGACACCTTCGACCTGTCGAGCCTGAAGCTCAAATACTGCACCTCCGCGCCCTTCTCGGCCGAGTTGAAGCGTGAAGTGCTCAGCCGCATGCCGGGCGGGCTGATCGAAATCTATTCGATGACCGAAGGGGGCGTCGTCTGCCTGCTGCCGTGCCACGAATTCCCCGATAAGCTCCACACCGTCGGTAGGCCTGCTCCCGGCAGCGAGCTGAAGGTGCTGGATGACGAGGACCGCGAAGTGCCGCCCGGCACGCCCGGCAACATGATCGGCCGCAGTCTCACCATGATGAGCGGCTACAAGAACCGCCCCGACAAGACTGCCGAAGCGCAGTGGATCGATCCCGCCACGGGTGAGGCGTGGATGCGGATGGGCGATATCGGGCGGGTCGATGCCGAAGGTTTTGTCGAGCTGGTGGGCCGCGCCAAGGACATGATCATTTCAGGCGGGTTCAACATCTATCCCAGCGATCTCGAGGCCGAATTGATGAAGGAGCCGGGCGTTGCCGAGGCTGCGGTGGTGGGCGTGCCGTCCCGCGCCTGGGGGGAGACTCCGGTCGGCTTCGTGGTGCTGAAGGATGGCGGCGATCAGGCGGCGATCATGGCGGCCGTGAACGCGCGGCTCGGCAAGACCCAGCGGCTTTCGGCGCTCCATCCGATCGCGGAAATGCCGCGCAGCCATATCGGCAAGCTGCTCAAGACCGAGTTGCGCGAGGAAGCGGTGCGGCTGGGCGGGGACGCGTAA
- a CDS encoding UrcA family protein produces the protein MRFLLPLIALTAVAAPAVAAPAEETVTVRIAYGDVDVTTPEGRAAIEARIEARLRKACTLDNASRYTHGRPSVDGKCMADARTAALAEVERVAALEARSGRTVAAN, from the coding sequence ATGCGTTTCCTTCTCCCCCTGATCGCCCTCACCGCCGTGGCCGCTCCCGCTGTTGCTGCGCCTGCTGAAGAAACCGTCACCGTGCGCATCGCCTATGGCGACGTCGACGTGACCACCCCCGAAGGCCGTGCCGCGATCGAAGCGCGCATCGAAGCCCGCCTGCGCAAGGCCTGCACGCTCGACAACGCATCGCGCTACACGCATGGCCGCCCGTCGGTTGACGGCAAGTGCATGGCCGATGCCCGCACCGCCGCGCTCGCCGAAGTCGAGCGGGTTGCCGCACTCGAAGCGCGCAGCGGCCGCACCGTCGCCGCCAACTGA
- the guaA gene encoding glutamine-hydrolyzing GMP synthase, translated as MSAHPLQPLSGDSAVSDSILIVDFGSQVTQLIARRVREAGVYSEIAPFTQAEAAFRRMQPKGIILSGSPASVPEDGSPRAPQALFEAGVPILGICYGQQVMTHQLGGEVRPGHETGEGGEFGRAFLTVTSECTLFNGLWDVGERYQVWMSHGDKVTSFAPGFEIVATSDGAPFAVIADEARRFYGTQFHPEVVHTPDGARLIANFVRHVCGLAGDWTMAEFRQTKIAEIRAQVGDKRVICGLSGGVDSAVAAVLIHEAIGDQLTCVFVDHGLMRMNEAEQVVTLFRDHYNIPLVHVEAEELFLGGLAGLTDPEAKRKFIGKTFIDVFEEEARKIGGAEFLAQGTLYPDVIESVSFTGGPSVTIKSHHNVGGLPERMDMKLVEPLRELFKDEVRDLGRELGLPDAFVGRHPFPGPGLAIRIPGEVTKERCDILRKADAVYLEEIRNAGLYDAIWQAFAVLLPVKTVGVMGDGRTYDSVCALRAVTSTDGMTADVFPFDAGFLTRVATRIVNEVKGINRVVYDYTSKPPGTIEWE; from the coding sequence ATGAGCGCGCACCCTTTGCAGCCCCTTTCGGGCGATTCCGCTGTCTCCGATTCCATCCTGATCGTCGATTTCGGCTCTCAGGTGACCCAGCTGATCGCGCGCCGCGTGCGCGAGGCCGGGGTCTATTCCGAAATCGCGCCCTTCACTCAGGCCGAAGCCGCGTTCCGGCGGATGCAGCCCAAGGGCATCATCCTGTCAGGCTCCCCCGCGAGCGTGCCGGAAGACGGCAGCCCCCGCGCGCCGCAGGCGCTGTTCGAGGCGGGCGTGCCGATCCTCGGCATCTGTTACGGCCAGCAGGTGATGACCCACCAGCTCGGCGGCGAAGTGCGCCCCGGCCACGAAACCGGCGAAGGCGGCGAATTCGGCCGCGCGTTCCTCACCGTCACCTCGGAATGCACCTTGTTCAACGGCCTCTGGGACGTGGGCGAGCGGTATCAGGTGTGGATGAGCCATGGCGACAAGGTCACCTCCTTCGCGCCCGGATTCGAGATTGTCGCCACCTCCGATGGCGCGCCCTTTGCGGTGATCGCGGACGAGGCGCGGCGCTTTTACGGCACCCAGTTCCACCCCGAAGTCGTCCACACGCCCGATGGCGCGCGGTTGATCGCCAACTTCGTGCGCCACGTGTGCGGGCTGGCGGGTGACTGGACCATGGCCGAATTCCGCCAGACCAAGATCGCCGAGATCCGCGCGCAGGTCGGCGACAAGCGCGTGATCTGCGGCCTTTCGGGCGGGGTCGATTCGGCGGTCGCAGCGGTGCTGATCCACGAGGCGATCGGCGACCAGCTGACCTGCGTGTTCGTCGACCACGGGTTGATGCGGATGAACGAGGCCGAACAGGTCGTCACCCTGTTCCGCGACCATTACAATATCCCGCTGGTGCACGTGGAGGCCGAAGAGCTGTTCCTTGGCGGCCTGGCCGGCCTCACCGACCCCGAAGCCAAGCGCAAGTTCATCGGCAAGACCTTCATCGACGTGTTCGAGGAAGAGGCGCGCAAGATCGGCGGGGCGGAGTTCCTCGCGCAGGGCACACTCTATCCCGATGTGATCGAATCTGTCTCCTTCACCGGCGGGCCGAGCGTCACGATCAAGAGCCACCACAATGTCGGCGGCCTGCCCGAACGCATGGACATGAAGCTGGTCGAGCCGCTGCGCGAATTGTTCAAGGACGAGGTGCGCGATCTGGGTCGCGAACTTGGCCTTCCCGATGCCTTCGTCGGCCGCCATCCGTTCCCCGGCCCCGGCCTTGCCATCCGCATTCCCGGTGAAGTCACCAAGGAACGCTGCGACATCCTGAGGAAGGCCGATGCGGTCTATCTCGAAGAAATCCGCAATGCGGGCCTCTATGACGCGATCTGGCAGGCCTTCGCGGTGCTGCTGCCGGTCAAGACGGTGGGCGTGATGGGCGACGGGCGCACTTACGATTCGGTTTGCGCTCTGCGCGCCGTGACCTCGACTGACGGGATGACCGCGGATGTCTTCCCCTTCGACGCCGGTTTCCTGACCCGCGTTGCCACCCGCATCGTCAACGAGGTCAAGGGCATCAACCGCGTGGTTTACGACTACACGTCGAAGCCGCCGGGGACGATCGAGTGGGAGTGA